TGAACCAAACAGCAATAGAGAATGCAGCGGTAGTGCATTACAATGGGAACTATAAGCCATGGCTGGGTTTGGCATTTGCCAAGTACAAAGCATACTGGTCCAAGTATGTTGAGTATGATAATCCATATCTCCGTCGCTGCAACATCAACGAATGAATAAAGCACACGGGGAAGTAAAATTGTTTTCAGTAATACCAACCATAGCAAGGAAAGGAACCAACAGAGAGGGATGATGATTAGTATGAAATAGTAgtaactctttgtttttttttttcttagcaaCTTTATTAAACCATAAAATCATCTTTCACCGACCGACCCAAATAAAAAAGCTCATCTCGAACGTGAAACGGGCCTTATATGTATAATGTTCTTCACATTAATGGGCCTTAGATTGGCCCATCATTGCTCTCctcttaaaagaaaagaaaataaaaggaaagagaaaacGCAACTCTCGCCACCACGGTCAGAGTCAGAGCTGCTCTCTGATCGATACGTCCCAATCTCCATTCTCCAGGTAAAATTCGTCCCAATCTCgattcttcttcattcatcAGTTTCCAAATTTTTCATTCCTAGTCTGGGTTTGTGGGAATGAATAATCGCAGCTTGGTGTCCTTATTTAGCTTCTTGCTTTTACAGTActggtagtagtagtagtagttagGACTTAGGAGGAGGTCGTCATCGATATGGAACCTTGTGATTCTGCAATTCCCGATTCCGATGACGGAGCAACGAATCCATCAAAAGATtcacaaaacaagaacacaCCCGTCCAACAAGATTCGATATCACTTGGGGTAAAGAAACCTCCGACGAACTCTCCTGTGAATCCATTATCTCCGGCCACTAATGCTGCAAGCGGGCGACTTGTATATGTCCGCAGAAGAGTCGAGGTTGACACTTCcaaagctgctgctgctgctgctgctagcACAACTCCGCCTAAGGAACCACCAACCGTGGCTGTGGCTGTGGCTGTGGCCAGCTCTTCCCCGCAGGGACCTTCCAGCCATAGGTTAGACTGGGAAGAGCGTTACGATCATCTTCAAACGCTACTTAATATGCTTAATGAATCTGATCGCAACGATCATGTACAGAGTAAGCTCCCCCTTCACCAttctttttctataattaagatacataagatagatatatatgtcaCTCTAATTGGGATCACTTTTCTATGTTTATACTGTCAGTGCTTTGGTCACTTCCCTCCTCCGAGCTTAGCAAGCATGCTGTTGAGTTGGAAAAGAGGTCTATTCAATTCTCTCTCGAGGAAGGTACTCGTTCTCTCTTTCCTACCAACAACATCTTCTGAAATAAATGAGACCTGATAGAAAGGGTACTGTTTGGCTCAGAATCAGATTAAGGTAGGTATGACAACTATAGACTACATTAGTCACAGCATATTTAAGACCAACAACATGCGTGATTTATAAGAAAGATAGCCTTTGTTTGTGATATGAAAAGTGAATATGTATGTAACCGTCCCCATTATTTACAGTAGAGTTTTGCTCTAGGCTTATAGGGTTTGTAACGTTATGTCATATTAAGAGTATATGCTCTATAAAGAATGTGTTGGTGGTCCTGGTGCAGCGAGAGAGATGCAGCGTGTAGCGGCTTTAAACGTGTTAGGAAGGTCTGTGAACAGTCTTAAAACTTCATCAAATGACAGAGAACAGTAAGGGACAAAGGAAAATGGGAAGCGTAAGTGTTGTTAACCGTTGACCACCgtctttaatcattttttttttttgctgttagACTGATGATAAAGTATGTTGTTGTGATTACTTACTTTTGCAGAAGGCAAGAGCGCACTGATGTGGATGAACACAAAAGCGAAGAAAGGGCAATTATTAATAGTGAGGGCGAGGGCAAATAGGCATTGCTACAGTAGTTGTGATACTATGTAAAAGTAGATTTTGTCGGGTGAGTCTATCTTTTAATTTGTCCCCTCCGTTAAGAGGAATTCATTATAAGGAATGTACAACAAAAAATCATGTATGCGTAATAAAAATACCATGTAAGAGAAGAGATGATCTAAGCCCACGAGTNGCTAGCACAACTCCGCCTAAGGAACCACCAACCGTGGCTGTGGCTGTGGCTGTGGCCAGCTCTTCCCCGCAGGGACCTTCCAGCCATAGGTTAGACTGGGAAGAGCGTTACGATCATCTTCAAACGCTACTTAATATGCTTAATGAATCTGATCGCAACGATCATGTACAGAGTAAGCTCCCCCTTCACCAttctttttctataattaagatacataagatagatatatatgtcaCTCTAATTGGGATCACTTTTCTATGTTTATACTGTCAGTGCTTTGGTCACTTCCCTCCTCCGAGCTTAGCAAGCATGCTGTTGAGTTGGAAAAGAGGTCTATTCAATTCTCTCTCGAGGAAGGTACTCGTTCTCTCTTTCCTACCAACAACATCTTCTGAAATAAATGAGACCTGATAGAAAGGGTACTGTTTGGCTCAGAATCAGATTAAGGTAGGTATGACAACTATAGACTACATTAGTCACAGCATATTTAAGACCAACAACATGCGTGATTTATAAGAAAGATAGCCTTTGTTTGTGATATGAAAAGTGAATATGTATGTAACCGTCCCCATTATTTACAGTAGAGTTTTGCTCTAGGCTTATAGGGTTTGTAACGTTATGTCATATTAAGAGTATATGCTCTATAAAGAATGTGTTGGTGGTCCTGGTGCAGCGAGAGAGATGCAGCGTGTAGCGGCTTTAAACGTGTTAGGACGCTCTGTGAACAGTCTTAAAACTTCATCAAATGACAGAGAACAGTAAGGGACAAAGGAAAATGGGAAGCGTAAGTGTTGTTAACCGTTGACCACCgtctttaatcattttttttttttgctgttagACTGATGATAAAGTATGTTGTTGTGATTACTTACTTTTGCAGAAGGCAAGAGCGCACTGATGTGGATGAACACAAAAGCGAAGAAAGGGCAATTATTAATAGTGAGGGCGAGGGCAAATAGGCATTGCTACAGTAGTTGTGATACTATGTAAAAGTAGATTTTGTCGGGTGAGTCTATCTTTTAATTTGTCCCCTCCGTTAAGAGGAATTCATTATAAGGAATGTACAACAAAAAATCATGTATGCGTAATAAAAATACCATGTAAGAGAAGAGATGATCTAAGCCCACGAGTTAGGGGGTGATTCAATATTCCTCCAAAACTCCTGAGACAACTGTGGCACGTCACTTCGTATTATTATAAGAAGATCCCATTGTAATTGTATCTCTATTCTCTACTACATACAACCCAATACTACCAAGTCCATGCATCTTATTTATTAGATATGAAGAGATTGGGTTTTAAATTgatgatagagagagagtcaaCAAGTTTGGCAATTTATCAACAACAAATTATAtaggagagaggagagaggagagaggagagaggagagggAGGCTATTTGACATTTCTGGTCTGTAAGAGAGGAGCATCGGTATGTCCAtccttttaattaatttactattaGTAGTTGTATAATGAATGATCGCTCGATCCACTACTTAATAGTCAATACACTAataacataacaacaacaacaaaaacaaagtaatgtatacatttacaatacGTGGACGATTATGATTAGGTTGTCGACTTCAGCTGTTTTCGTTTAATTTATTAAAGAGCTTCATGATGTCATCCAAATACACATAGTGTACtgtattatttttggtataatttaatcaattaataaaaactttGCTGTGCATaatttatacagtaaaacctctataacttaataaagattataaattaatatattttgctGATCCCAAGTCGGACTAgtgtaaaaaatatcaaaatttgataagataataagataataatttttaaaaatcctcagataaaatatggtctcaataatatcttaaattaataaacatgtaaatatatatatatatatatatatgtatgctttaaaattttgaattttcttgtttctcatatctataaataattgttatgttgtatttacAAACTATAATGATAGATTATactctataacatgtcataaaaatagctacgttttttttagttttaaatttctACATATGCaccattatatttttgatagttttatagagtatttgtaatttattgtcaataacgttttcaaaatattacaaattcaattttaaacTGATAACATCCTAAAGTCTactcttattttgctaaaattgtctcaattcataatttttgaaaatttagacAATTAAAGTATAAAtctgtaaaataataattaacatcACTATANCCCACGAGTTAGGGGGTGATTCAATATTCCTCCAAAACTCCTGAGACAACTGTGGCACGTCACTTCGTATTATTATAAGAAGATCCCATTGTAATTGTATCTCTATTCTCTACTACATACAACCCAATACTACCAAGTCCATGCATCTTATTTATTAGATATGAAGAGATTGGGTTTTAAATTgatgatagagagagagtcaaCAAGTTTGGCAATTTATCAACAACAAATTATAtaggagagaggagagaggagagaggagagaggagagggAGGCTATTTGACATTTCTGGTCTGTAAGAGAGGAGCATCGGTATGTCCAtccttttaattaatttactattaGTAGTTGTATAATGAATGATCGCTCGATCCACTACTTAATAGTCAATACACTAataacataacaacaacaacaaaaacaaagtaatgtatacatttacaatacGTGGACGATTATGATTAGGTTGTCGACTTCAGCTGTTTTCGTTTAATTTATTAAAGAGCTTCATGATGTCATCCAAATACACATAGTGTACtgtattatttttggtataatttaatcaattaataaaaactttGCTGTGCATaatttatacagtaaaacctctataacttaataaagattataaattaatatattttgctGATCCCAAGTCGGACTAgtgtaaaaaatatcaaaatttgataagataataagataataatttttaaaaatcctcagataaaatatggtctcaataatatcttaaattaataaacatgtaaatatatatatatatatatatatgtatgctttaaaattttgaattttcttgtttctcatatctataaataattgttatgttgtatttacAAACTATAATGATAGATTATactctataacatgtcataaaaatagctacgttttttttagttttaaatttctACATATGCaccattatatttttgatagttttatagagtatttgtaatttattgtcaataacgttttcaaaatattacaaattcaattttaaacTGATAACATCCTAAAGTCTactcttattttgctaaaattgtctcaattcataatttttgaaaatttagacAATTAAAGTATAAAtctgtaaaataataattaacatcactataaattaataaaatgtcatagtctcaacattattaatttatagaggttttattatatatgtatgagcgACTATTACATAATtagtttccttctttttgttataaGAAACTAAATTATCTCAGTGTAATTTTCAGTATATTGCGGTTAAGTCTGCGTATCCGTGGTGGTGAGTTAATCAATGAATGGCATGGTACAACACATACATTACATATctcattataaatatttggaatacgatttttttttttgttatgaagcATAACACAAATAGATCTTCAGATCTGCTGTTTTGTTTATTAGGATTCCCTTGGCCTCATTGAAGTTAATATATGGAGTACTAATTAAATAACCATATGTAATGTGTAATATTAATGAGATTAAAAAAGTGAGATTCTGACAGGTTGCTGATGTCATATAGAGAAAGATTCGGACAGATCCATCATTGATTTCTCAACCCAGCCCTTACTATATATCTATAGAACTctgcttttttttccttttttttgtgtgtgtgcaaGGCACGTAAACGAGACGTCGAGACGAGAAAGAATGCCAATAAAAAGAAGGATAATTAGACACTATTTTTAGACTAAATCCCATATATGAGATTCAGTCTTTAACAAactatgtgatatatatatatattatatataatattgtgtGCGcggttttaaaaataaaaagaaagggaTCAGAGTGGAGTTTAGAGTCACTTTGGACGGCGTAACTAGCAAAAGCGATAACTAAAAAAGGGAAacaatattcttaatttttatgCAAGTAGGTAGCTAGGTAACTCTTCTAAGAGATACAAGAAGCAAAAAATATCGTTCAGTTTTTGAAGTCATGGAATTTTAATTTGGCAAATGGGTGGTCAGACAAGTCTACGGGGATCAATATGTCTCCTCGAAAGCAACATTTGAAAGGCTTTGCTACtaaggaaaaatgattgccagCTACTTAAACCATACGCCAACACATAACCacacatataaataatataaatgtcATGTTAACTATGTGAACTATTATCTATCACATAAGTACattcataaacaaacataggttatgtgtacaacatcATAAACATTCAATTCCGGTGTTTGGTTGGCCGGAATCCGGCATTGACCAGTCTTAACCGGTGTTGACCgcgatgaccaaaaaaaaatttgaattttttttttcttttctgctaaaaataataattttttgtttttatatatttttgataaataaataaaaaagattaaatgatttgtataattttacaaagaaaatatatatataacaacaaaaagttatacgacaaaaaaatacaagaaaattatatacaaaaaaattatatgacaaacaaaatttgtggtatatctagtaactaattttgttaatacagaaaatataccaaaaataatataatataactataccaccaaaattttatgtgtagtagaatttttcataaaactataacaaatatatactttttccttttaaaaatcattttttattttgtattttcaaaggtggaggttttacatatttttttctttttacttatttataagattacgtcatttgaaatatatccaagacattgccaactatttctttgttttttaataaattatacaaatcatttaatcatttatacatcttgtaaattatttaaatcatttaatcaatttttttataaactatacaaatcatttaatattttttatttattttaaaaatatagaaaaacaaaaaatttaggaaaaaagaaaaaagaaatattttttttggtcaacgccggtcaacactggtcaatGCCGGTTAAGATTGGTCAATGTCGGTCAACACAGGTCAATGCCGGATTCCGGCTATCCAAACACCAGAATtaaatgtttatggtgttgtatatataacctatgtttgtttatggatgtccttatgtgatgaTAATAGTTCACATAGTTAACatgacatttatattgtttgtatgtgttggcgtatacttcaagtagctggcaatcatttttcttttttctaacatatatatagggtcTAATTGGTAACATATCCAAAGTTGTACAGAAAAGCTGTAAGCTGGAGCTGTAAGCTTTTACGGAATAGTGCAAAACTGTAAGAAAAAACTGTAAATGAAAACggtacaaaaaaaattgaaagtaaagttttgaataaaatgtttagtAAAACTTTTGTGAtggtaaaaaatcaaagatgtaCAGTTGTActgctttgtttttggttaccAATCACACCCATAATCTCTAAACTCTAACATATATGAGCGTGTTACCCATTAATTCCAATCACACGTACGACGATTAGGGTTGATGATATGCTAAACCATTtctgatgaatatatatatagtttggcATGGACGGGCTTTGGCTTCCCGTAATATTCAAGAGTCATCACACTAGTAATTTTGATAACGCAAACTAATAAGTgacctctctcttttttctctttatctaCTGTTATTTGCTTCGTTTACCACCTGCCTTCATCTCATTGGCTTCCCTTTAAGCAATTCTTAgctctttcttttatcttttttttttttctcgttttaaactatatatagaaCTAAAAAACTAGATAGAACGGCAAAATAATCGTATCATCAGATTTGAAGGTCATATATGTTGTTAATTAAGACCGATTAgttcttcaaaaaaatattacaatcgTGTTTCTCGGAAAATAGACAATAATGatgctatttttatttattagtatgaatgtaattaaacaaatgagacaaattaaaaacacaaaataatgcGAAATAGAAGCATATACAAATTCAACCACACGATTTGCGCGCTTATTTCACTATGACATGACCCTTTTGGAATCTTTCATGGAATCAATAATATCATCTTGATTAGTGATTAGTTGAGCGTAATTATTAAATCATATCTCGGAACCCTAGCTTTTACTCCAGAAAAAAAGACATTATTATGAAAAGTAGTCAGTACATATCGACTGAAgaagtgacttttttttttcacaaatcaaatatatattgattaaaaatgGTTATTACAGAGAGTTGCTCAGCCATGGTGGCTTTAAAACAGAATCAGTGTAATATTGAGAATCTATACAACCATATTTAGCTAAGGTATGTGCCACCCTATTACATTCTCTCTTTGTGAAAGTAAATGAAATTTGTTGTAATTTGGAAGACTAAGATCTTATGTCATGAATAAGATTTGTTAAAGAGACATCCACAGTTTGACCGTTAACtaattttattagagtttcACAGTCTCCTTCAAAAATAATTGCCTGATAACCTTGCCTGCTGTAATAAGGCATGAAGAAGTGACTTTTGCTAGCTAATTTGGTACCCAAAATCAAAGTAACTACTTGGATTTGCCTAGTGCAGCGTTGGACCACCTAAACCCTTGGAGAttcaggaacaaaaaaaaaggtataggATATACAGTACATGTATATTGATCATGGCGATctgattacaaaatatttgacaaTTTTATGGTGTGGACCCTTTCAAAAAGATTCTGCACGCTCACGACCAAAGATTCCGTCCatcttcaattcttcttctGCCTCTCTAGCCAAGCTGGATCCAgttgttgttatttttgattcttCAAGAATACgagcattattattattattaattataatccTTTAATTCTTTCTTgctgcttcatcatcatctcgcTCCCACACATTACCAGTACATatttctttcaca
The sequence above is a segment of the Camelina sativa cultivar DH55 chromosome 10, Cs, whole genome shotgun sequence genome. Coding sequences within it:
- the LOC104716113 gene encoding uncharacterized protein LOC104716113 isoform X2, whose amino-acid sequence is MEPCDSAIPDSDDGATNPSKDSQNKNTPVQQDSISLGVKKPPTNSPVNPLSPATNAASGRLVYVRRRVEVDTSKAAAAAAASTTPPKEPPTVAVAVAVASSSPQGPSSHRLDWEERYDHLQTLLNMLNESDRNDHVQMLWSLPSSELSKHAVELEKRSIQFSLEEAREMQRVAALNVLGRSVNSLKTSSNDREQ
- the LOC104716113 gene encoding uncharacterized protein LOC104716113 isoform X1, whose protein sequence is MEPCDSAIPDSDDGATNPSKDSQNKNTPVQQDSISLGVKKPPTNSPVNPLSPATNAASGRLVYVRRRVEVDTSKAAAAAAASTTPPKEPPTVAVAVAVASSSPQGPSSHRLDWEERYDHLQTLLNMLNESDRNDHVQMLWSLPSSELSKHAVELEKRSIQFSLEEAREMQRVAALNVLGRSVNSLKTSSNDREQ